GTACAATTATCGGCAATGACGACAAGGCGATCTTGACCCGTTAACTGAGGCAATATTGTCTCTAGCGTTGTACCAATGCCAACCGCTTCATTGTGAGCGGGAACTAAGACCGCTACTCTTGGTCGGGGTACGCTCTTCACCCATGACTCAGTTCGACCCGGTAATAAGGCTGCAATGCATTCAATAAAAAGAACCGCGATGGGAACGAGCAGTCCAAGTGCGATTACGAATAGGATGATATCAACAACTAAAAACACTGGCTGATAGTTGACAAATAAGTGGATTGGCTTAGCAACAAGTCAACGGCCTAGAGCGTCTTACACCAAATTAGCCGTTTATTGTAAGAACAGACAAGACCAAAGAAACAAAAGATAGCTGGAGAACACCTTACACAAATCGAGTAATTTGTCTCACTATGTCTAGTTTTGGGCTAATTACCGCTTGATAAGAGCCTCCGTTCTTAGGTGAGCCACTAAAATTGTAACAAGCTGAACTTATAACCCAAATAAACAACACCAGAAGCCCAGCCTGTGGGAGCCAATAACCCCCAAATAGATTTCAGCTAAACTCTATTAGGGAGAGTATCTGAGAGATTCAGAGGTTAGATTTAATTCCGCCTACCTACTTAGCAATTCTCCTAGGAATCCTAGGCTTGTAATTTTTAATTCAAGGGTAGATGTTAGGGAAGCGGACTGATGTCCAAGCAAGTCAGGGTCTAGGATACAGCCTCCAATTTTTGATAACATCAAGTGGGTTAAAAGTCCCACTAGTTACTTAAAAGCTACCGTTGGCATAGGCTAAGCACTACTACGGAAAGCCAGCAGAGACATCCGGAAAGATGATTTCAACGCTCGCGCAAGCTGTGTCCGCTTCACTATTACTGGAATCCTAAGTAAGGCAGAGGAAATCCGCCTACTTGAATATTTCGGTCTGCGGAAGGCAGGCTGCTGCTAGGAGAACAGGAAATGGTTACGTCCGTCAGGGCCACAATAGCTGAGATGAGAGTGAGCCTGTACTAAGTGCAGTCTTGCACAAATAACTAAGCTGTTGAAATCCCCCCATCTCCCCATCCTCCTATCTGCCCATATAGTGTAGGAACTGCTTAACAACTTCTGCTGGCGCTGTACTAAGCCTCCAGACGCCGTATAAAACCAGACGAAGAGTGCGGACACGTTCCTTTGCCGAAGCACGCGGCGCTATCATCAGATTCGGTTCAGAATTCGGAAATGGGTATCTAACGTAGCAACGGCGGATGAAACTGGAAGCCCGTCTTTTACTGCATAGCAACCAATAAGGGTACTTCACACAATTTGTTCCTTTTCATGGAAACCAATAAATTGTGTAAACAAAAATTTACAAAGAGAAAAAAGAAAAAAACGGTAATGCATAGCTAAATACATCAAGCGGGAAATCCTTCCGTGATACCGCCAGGATTAACAGGCGAAAAAGCCAATCCTCAGTACTCAGTTGTTCCGTACACCGTTGTTCCATCCGGCATGATAGCCAGACTTAAGTCAGCACCCTTTAGATTAGTCTTGATCAGAATCGCCTTGGTTAAATCAGCGTAACGCAAGACAGCATTATTAAAATTAGCTCCTGTTAGGTTGGCTCCCGTCATATGTGCTCCGACCAGCGTAGCATTACTCAAGTTGGCACTCTCTAACTTAGCACCGGTTAGATCGGCATCTCGAAGCTCGGTACGATTCAGGGTAGCCATACTTAAATTTGCCTTAGCCAAGTTGGTATTTAAGAGTTGAGCGTTACTGAGATCAGCACCTTTAAAGTCACTCTCTTGAAAGTCAGCTCCATCCAAGTCGGCATAAGTTAAGTTAGCTTGATTGAGACGCGCACCGCTCATTTTGGCATCTTTGAGCTTAGTATTCTTGAGATTGGCACGGGAGAGATCAGTATTTCTCAAGTCAGCACCACTCAAGTCTAGACCACTCAGATTAATTTCACGGAGGTCACACCCAACACATCTCTTGGTTTTCAAAATCAGTGCAACATCTATTTTTTTAGCTTTTAGCGGTTGAACAGCTTTTTGAAGATTTTCCAGAGGCTTAATTCTTAGCGGTTGCGTCATATTTTCAGCAACGGATAAACGTACTGCAATCGGCAGTGTGGCAGCAGCTAATAGCGTTAAGACGATAATAACGGTTCTTAAGTTCATACGCCAAAGCCTGCGAATTTTGAGTTGGGACTATCCCTTTATTTACTTTACTCGCTCGATAAATCAAAAGACCGGATTCAGAGCTTAAAGTTTCGATAAACTCAAAGCAAATTAAACTCTCACAAAATTAATTTAGGAATCAAATATCCGGATTTTTTTAGGAAGTTTGCCTTCTCACAGTGGAATTCATCCGCGTCATTCTCATAAGTCAGTTAAGGTGAAATCTATGTAACAACCAGTCTGGCTGACCGAAGATAATGGGATACAAGCTCCGTAACTATTGCTCCGGGTCCTTCTAGGACGGCTTTTAAAAGGAATTGATTTTCTGATTAGGTATAATGGCTCAAGCTAGCCCACTACAGGTAGGATTCGTCGGTACTACCAATCAATTCACGACGTAAAGTGATGGTGGTAGCTCCAGGTGCGAAAAACCTCTTAAAAAAACGCATGGACTCGACAGACTAACGAAGCCAGAAAAGTAAACATGATTGGGAAAGCAGAAAAACGTACCGTGGAGTATGCTCACTAAAGCTCCGCTGGGAACGAGAGGAAAAATCCTAAGAAAGCTTGAGGAGATAAGCCCTCTGGGATTGTCTAAGTTAGACTCGGTGCTTGGTTCAATCGAACGGGTATCTGGTTTAAGTACTGCCGCAAGGATAGGCAATGTTTATTGGCGTGTCGATGAACCAAGAATCTCCGCACATAAGAGAGCGGAGAGTGTCAAATAATGCATTCAGTAAGGCAGTAATTACGCTTACATGTCCATCATTGCCTTAATTAATCAGAAGGGCGGCTGCGGAAAATCTACCACAGCGGTACATTTTGCCTACTGGCT
This region of Microcoleus sp. AS-A8 genomic DNA includes:
- a CDS encoding pentapeptide repeat-containing protein; protein product: MNLRTVIIVLTLLAAATLPIAVRLSVAENMTQPLRIKPLENLQKAVQPLKAKKIDVALILKTKRCVGCDLREINLSGLDLSGADLRNTDLSRANLKNTKLKDAKMSGARLNQANLTYADLDGADFQESDFKGADLSNAQLLNTNLAKANLSMATLNRTELRDADLTGAKLESANLSNATLVGAHMTGANLTGANFNNAVLRYADLTKAILIKTNLKGADLSLAIMPDGTTVYGTTEY